Genomic DNA from Dysidea avara chromosome 10, odDysAvar1.4, whole genome shotgun sequence:
AAGGACTTATGATAGGTGTACAAGTCACACATGGAGTTAGTTGGCATGGGATAGCTCTGAACTGTTGTACCGACCTCAGCTGGTTTGCTCACATTGTTCCTTGTGGATTAGTGGGCAAGGGGACAACCTCTTTAACTGAGACACTTGGGAAAACTGGTAATTAAGCGGCTGTTTTGTTTACTATTTAGGCTTGTTATCACATTCAGTACCAGTGGAAACTGTGGAACCAATTCTGTTGTCATCTTTGGAAAGAACATTCAATATTCACTTAATCTAAAATACAAAGAGATCACTGCattaatatattatttttattaaaaatCTGTAATTCTGACTGACGATATCCTTACATGCGACGAAATCAAAACCACACAGTTTGTAATAAATGCACACATTCTAGCTAGTTATCTGTAAATATCCCCAAACCAATTTTATATctttttttcattggatgtaATCAGCATTTTGCTGCCTTCCAATTATCATAAtcacactgactgctctattagaatattacatTGCGAAcaactgattgttctattagagtatatcccGCTAGTGAAATGTTATCGAGGGTTTTCTGTAGGAGAGCTAGTTCAATCGGAAGAGAAAATATTCAATCGTTAGGGAAACATCTTGCAAATCTCCAGGATGCTCGAGTAGTATGTCCAGAGGCGGTGAAGTCAAAAGGAGTCGTTATCCTCCTAGGGTGGGCTGCATCTAGAGTGAAGTCATTGGAGCGATATGCAGACATATACTCAAGGATTGGAGTACCTGTTGTGTGTTCAGCACCTTCACTACCTGAAATTTGGTTTGAATCACTCGGAAATGTAAAAGCTAAGAAACTACTCGACCCTCTCAACAAGTCATTAGATGAGCAATGCTCTGTTGTGTTACACCTGTTCTCAGGGGCAGGATTTACATTTCTTCCTACGATAGTAGAAGAGTTAAGACATACTAACAGTAAACTACAATTATCTGGTCTGGTATTTGACAGTGGACCGGCATGGTTTGGTTTGAGGTCTGGTTTAGCTGCAGCAAAGCTAATGCACCAACAAGGAGGTTACAGTCGACTAGCATACTATTCTTCTTGTGCAGGAGGTGTGGTTGTTAATGCCATAGTGGGCAGAAGCCGACGCAGGAGCATGCGTGCTGTGCTTGACGACCCTGCTATAAGAGTACCCCAACTATATCTGTACTCTGCTATTGACACTGTGGCACTTGTGGATGAAGTTGAGAGGGAGATGAAGTTACAAGCTAGTAGAGTGGACGTGTCCAGTCACCAGTGGAGTGATACAGTTCATGTAAGACATTTCAGAGAACACCCTGAAGAGTACACTGCACAAGTACACAACTTTCTCGACAAATTATCATTTACTGTGGACTAACATGTTGTATAGCTTTTTTTAAAGCATGGATTTAAAGGAGTGGCTGTTTTCCGAGCTGCATGCTAGGACAGCCACCATCGTACATGAGCCGCGAAAAACGCGCGCGCTTGTGTTGTATGTAGACCTTACGTTTTGTACCAAATTGCAAGAAGCATTGCTGTACTGTACACTACAAGACACGCACAATGAGCCTACAGAGGTTTTGAGGTTGCTTGATTAGTATTTGTACTACCGAATTGCGCATGTGCAACTGATCCAGCCAATGGAATTTACACTACGTAGAATTCAAACATGCCCTCGAATTTCATTGGCTGTTCACTGCACAT
This window encodes:
- the LOC136237016 gene encoding transmembrane protein 53-like, whose amino-acid sequence is MLSRVFCRRASSIGRENIQSLGKHLANLQDARVVCPEAVKSKGVVILLGWAASRVKSLERYADIYSRIGVPVVCSAPSLPEIWFESLGNVKAKKLLDPLNKSLDEQCSVVLHLFSGAGFTFLPTIVEELRHTNSKLQLSGLVFDSGPAWFGLRSGLAAAKLMHQQGGYSRLAYYSSCAGGVVVNAIVGRSRRRSMRAVLDDPAIRVPQLYLYSAIDTVALVDEVEREMKLQASRVDVSSHQWSDTVHVRHFREHPEEYTAQVHNFLDKLSFTVD